One part of the Dioscorea cayenensis subsp. rotundata cultivar TDr96_F1 chromosome 2, TDr96_F1_v2_PseudoChromosome.rev07_lg8_w22 25.fasta, whole genome shotgun sequence genome encodes these proteins:
- the LOC120269237 gene encoding uncharacterized protein LOC120269237 yields the protein MQKLVYCHGRTWLFGRRTNWTMKEYTLHTNPPQNVALCEIYSSLKKPNKESDGSLKPIQNQSSLSYSASSKDDVSNFASSQGSPSIHGVSISNSSGVGACSGSVNIDGTGGAGFWSLDEVLSSFSGDDLLFGSRTLSTR from the exons ATGCAAAAATTAGTCTATTGCCATGGGAGAACCTGGCTTTTTGGAAGGAGGACTAACTGGACTATGAAGGAATACACCCTTCATACTAATCCTCCACAAAAT GTGGCTCTCTGTGAGATATATTCTTCACTGAAGAAGCCAAACAAGGAGAGTGACGGTAGCCTGAAGCCTATCCAGAACCAAAGCTCTTTATCTTATAGTGCTTCTAGCAAAGATGATGTTTCCAACTTTGCGTCATCCCAGGGATCGCCATCTATCCATGGAGTAAGTATCAGCAATTCAAGTGGTGTTGGTGCATGCTCAGGATCGGTAAATATTGATGGTACGGGTGGAGCAGGCTTTTGGTCCTTGGATGAAGTCCTCTCATCATTTAGTGGTGACGACTTACTTTTCGGAAGCAGAACTTTATCTACCAGATAA